One segment of Anopheles stephensi strain Indian chromosome 3, UCI_ANSTEP_V1.0, whole genome shotgun sequence DNA contains the following:
- the LOC118510136 gene encoding NADH dehydrogenase [ubiquinone] 1 beta subcomplex subunit 11, mitochondrial-like — translation MSSLVRMSNAPLVRNLVNHSLRTVRLISSSQKNRDAATLDIPKKAAAPSGAAAASSVGTSRNWVSYGFDRQDEAHDRNVTNSSFFFTVTLCLVLGTAYWAYVPDPQLQDWAQREAYLELRRREAAGLEPISKDFIDPAQIVLPSDEELGNTEIVI, via the coding sequence ATGTCCAGCCTAGTGCGAATGAGCAATGCACCGTTGGTGCGCAACCTAGTGAACCACTCGCTACGCACCGTGCGGCTTATTTCTTCGTCGCAGAAAAACCGCGATGCTGCCACACTCGACATCCCGAAGAAGGCGGCCGCTCCAAGCGGCGCGGCTGCAGCCTCGTCCGTCGGTACCAGCCGCAACTGGGTGAGCTACGGGTTCGATCGGCAAGACGAGGCGCACGACCGCAACGTCACGAATTCTTCGTTCTTCTTCACCGTCACACTGTGCCTGGTGTTGGGCACAGCCTACTGGGCGTACGTGCCAGATCCACAGCTGCAGGACTGGGCTCAGCGTGAGGCATACCTGGAGCTGCGTCGCCGGGAAGCGGCCGGTTTGGAACCGATCAGCAAGGACTTTATCGACCCGGCCCAGATTGTGCTGCCCTCGGACGAGGAGCTGGGCAACACCGAAATCGTCATCTAA
- the LOC118510134 gene encoding lambda-crystallin homolog, with translation MASKMKKEKVAIIGSGLIGRSWVMLFAGVGYQVTIYDIIPDIVEKALKETKLELDSIEKQGLLRGNLTAAEQFACISGTDKLKDAITGAIYVQECVPERLDIKKKLYTEVDGLVGPNTILASSTSTFMPSLFSEEMKHRAQVLVAHPVNPPYYVPLVEIVPAPWTKPEYTTKARELMTEIGQKPVTLSRQIEGFALNRIQYAILNETWRLVADGILSVKDIDVVMSEGLGMRYAFLGPLETAHLNAEGMLNYCERYCNTIHAVSETMGPTPRMEGKVAEQVAKELEEMVPIDKLPERRAWRDACLTKLAQLKKNI, from the exons ATGGCAAGCAAAATGAAGAAAGAGAAAGTTGCCATCATCGGAAG CGGTCTCATCGGACGTTCCTGGGTAATGCTGTTTGCCGGCGTGGGCTATCAGGTCACCATCTACGATATCATTCCGGATATTGTGGAGAAGGCACTGAAGGAAACGAAGCTGGAGCTGGACAGCATCGAGAAGCAGGGCCTGCTGCGCGGTAACCTGACGGCCGCGGAGCAGTTTGCCTGTATTAGCGGCACGGATAAGCTGAAGGATGCCATCACGGGTGCCATCTACGTGCAGGAGTGTGTCCCGGAGCGGTTGGACATCAAGAAGAAGCTGTACACGGAGGTGGACGGGCTGGTGGGACCGAACACGATCCTGGCCAGCTCGACCAGCACCTTTATGCCCTCGTTGTTCAGCGAAGAGATGAAGCATCGTGCTCAG GTCCTGGTAGCGCACCCGGTCAACCCGCCGTACTATGTGCCACTGGTGGAGATCGTGCCGGCACCGTGGACCAAGCCCGAGTACACCACCAAAGCACGCGAGCTGATGACGGAAATTGGACAGAAACCCGTCACACTCTCGCGACAGATCGAAGGCTTCGCACTGAACCGCATCCAGTATGCGATCCTCAACGAAACCTGGCGCCTGGTGGCGGACGGCATTCTTAGCGTGAAAGACATCGACGTGGTGATGTCGGAAGGGTTGGGCATGCGGTACGCCTTCCTCGGCCCGCTGGAAACGGCCCATCTGAATGCGGAAGGAATGCTTAACTACTGTGAGCGGTACTGTAACACGATTCACGCCGTCAGCGAAACGATGGGCCCGACGCCCCGGATGGAGGGCAAGGTGGCGGAGCAGGTGGCCAAAGAGCTGGAGGAGATGGTACCGATCGACAAGCTGCCGGAGCGTCGTGCATGGCGCGACGCCTGTCTGACGAAGCTTGCTCAGCTGAAGAAGAATATTTAG
- the LOC118510135 gene encoding N-acetyltransferase 9-like protein isoform X2 translates to MQSEELQQLTASEPLTLEQEYQMQQSWRNDEDKCTFLVLDRERFERTRDEIEALVGDTNIFIQSSTEPDAEPSDRLLGEIEIMIAEPSARGKRFGWEATLLMLLFGVEHLHLRQYIAITKDTNERAMRMFERMQFRETKRTPVFQEVSFGRPVEEDWIAWLRRAVGSYTIAPYPKEENIL, encoded by the exons ATGCAGAGTGAAGAACTGCAGCAGCTAACCGCATCAGAGCCACTGACCCTCGAACAGGAATACCAAATGCAGCAAAGCTGGCGTAACGATGAAGATA AGTGTACCTTTCTCGTCCTCGATCGCGAACGCTTCGAACGGACACGGGACGAAATTGAAGCGCTCGTCGGTGACACCAACATTTTCATCCAATCCAGCACCGAGCCGGACGCCGAACCGTCCGATCGATTGCTGGGTGAAATAGAAATCATGATCGCTGAACCATCGGCCCGCGGGAAACGCTTCGGCTGGGAGGCGACACTCTTGATGCTCCTGTTCGGCGTGGAACATTTGCACCTGCGACAGTACATCGCCATCACGAAGGACACGAACGAGCGTGCGATGCGAATGTTCGAACGGATGCAATTTCGCGAAACCAAGCGTACGCCCGTGTTTCAGGAAGTTAGCTTCGGCCGACCTGTGGAGGAGGATTGGATTGCGTGGCTTCGACGCGCGGTAGGATCGTACACGATCGCACCCTATCCGAAAGAGGAGAATATTCTTTAA
- the LOC118510135 gene encoding N-acetyltransferase 9-like protein isoform X1, producing MKLNEHLQIVGNNVILVPYESKHVEKYHRWMQSEELQQLTASEPLTLEQEYQMQQSWRNDEDKCTFLVLDRERFERTRDEIEALVGDTNIFIQSSTEPDAEPSDRLLGEIEIMIAEPSARGKRFGWEATLLMLLFGVEHLHLRQYIAITKDTNERAMRMFERMQFRETKRTPVFQEVSFGRPVEEDWIAWLRRAVGSYTIAPYPKEENIL from the exons ATGAAGCTGAACGAACATCTGCAGATTGTCGGCAACAACGTCATTTTAGTACCATACGAAAGCAAACACGTTGAGAA ATATCACCGATGGATGCAGAGTGAAGAACTGCAGCAGCTAACCGCATCAGAGCCACTGACCCTCGAACAGGAATACCAAATGCAGCAAAGCTGGCGTAACGATGAAGATA AGTGTACCTTTCTCGTCCTCGATCGCGAACGCTTCGAACGGACACGGGACGAAATTGAAGCGCTCGTCGGTGACACCAACATTTTCATCCAATCCAGCACCGAGCCGGACGCCGAACCGTCCGATCGATTGCTGGGTGAAATAGAAATCATGATCGCTGAACCATCGGCCCGCGGGAAACGCTTCGGCTGGGAGGCGACACTCTTGATGCTCCTGTTCGGCGTGGAACATTTGCACCTGCGACAGTACATCGCCATCACGAAGGACACGAACGAGCGTGCGATGCGAATGTTCGAACGGATGCAATTTCGCGAAACCAAGCGTACGCCCGTGTTTCAGGAAGTTAGCTTCGGCCGACCTGTGGAGGAGGATTGGATTGCGTGGCTTCGACGCGCGGTAGGATCGTACACGATCGCACCCTATCCGAAAGAGGAGAATATTCTTTAA
- the LOC118510132 gene encoding arf-GAP with dual PH domain-containing protein 1-like isoform X1, with product MADQNEKILQRLLQQDGNSICADCDSKNLEWASYNIGIFLCTRCCAVHRSMGAHISKVKHLKLDKWEDSQIQRMIEVGNKAARLKYENRVPACYRRPRENDPQVLMEQWIRAKYERLEFCMIERPSYTSGRMEGFLMKRGKEDSRYQPRKFILSGLHDSLRYFVKEKREPKANLRISELNVVYAPSKIGNPNSLQLTFMKDGTTRHIYVYHDDPEVINNWYMAIRCAKLHRLQIAYPSASESDLVDLLTHDFAREGWLLKTGPRATDSYKRRWFTLDDRKLMYHDDPLDAHPKGEIFLGNQLNGYSVRIGAPPGAKDQGFSFTLFTPERVYNMSSHSEQDRDEWIAAIQTVLERPLSPQDSSVCARLIRKRGGTNPKSIFTGR from the exons atGGCTGACCAAAACGAGAAAATTCTTCAACGTCTGCTGCAACAGGACGGAAACAGCATTTGTGCGGATTGCGATTCGAAAA ATCTAGAATGGGCTTCTTACAATATCGGAATCTTCCTGTGCACCCGCTGCTGTGCGGTCCATCGCAGCATGGGCGCCCACATATCGAAGGTGAAGCATCTCAAGCTGGACAAGTGGGAGGACAGCCAGATCCAGCGCATGATCGAGGTCGGTAACAAGGCGGCCCGATTAAAGTACGAAAACCGTGTACCGGCATGCTACCGAAGACCCAGAGAAAACGATCCACA AGTGCTAATGGAGCAATGGATAAGGGCAAAGTACGAACGGTTGGAATTTTGCATGATCGAACGTCCCAGCTACACATCCGGCCGGATGGAAGGCTTCCTGATGAAGCGCGGCAAAGAGGACAGCCGCTACCAGCCGCGCAAATTCATCCTTTCCGGGCTGCACGACTCGTTACGCTACTTTGTGAAAGAAAAGCGCGAACCAAAGGCAAATCTGCGAATATCGGAGCTGAACGTGGTGTACGCACCGTCGAAAATTGGCAATCCCAACTCGCTACAGCTGACGTTCATGAAGGACGGCACGACGCGCCACATCTACGTGTACCACGACGATCCGGAGGTGATCAACAATTGGTATATGGCGATACGGTGCGCCAAGCTGCACCGGCTCCAGATCGCCTACCCGAGCGCCTCGGAGAGCGATCTGGTCGACCTGCTAACGCACGATTTCGCCCGGGAAGGATGGTTGCTAAAGACGGGCCCACGGGCCACGGACAGCTACAAGCGGCGCTGGTTTACACTGGACGACCGTAAGCTAATGTACCACGACGATCCGCTGGACGCCCATCCGAAGGGGGAAATCTTTCTCGGCAACCAGCTGAACGGTTACAGCGTCCGGATAGGGGCGCCACCCGGTGCCAAAGATCAGGGTTTCAGCTTTACGCTCTTCACACCGGAACGTGTGTACAACATGTCGTCGCACAGTGAGCAGGATCGGGACGAATGGATTGCCGCGATACAGACCGTGCTGGAACGGCCACTCAGTCCGCAGGATAGTTCGG TATGTGCTCGATTAATACGCAAGCGTGGTGGAACCAACCCAAAGAGTATCTTTACGGGTAGGTAA
- the LOC118510132 gene encoding arf-GAP with dual PH domain-containing protein 1-like isoform X2: protein MGAHISKVKHLKLDKWEDSQIQRMIEVGNKAARLKYENRVPACYRRPRENDPQVLMEQWIRAKYERLEFCMIERPSYTSGRMEGFLMKRGKEDSRYQPRKFILSGLHDSLRYFVKEKREPKANLRISELNVVYAPSKIGNPNSLQLTFMKDGTTRHIYVYHDDPEVINNWYMAIRCAKLHRLQIAYPSASESDLVDLLTHDFAREGWLLKTGPRATDSYKRRWFTLDDRKLMYHDDPLDAHPKGEIFLGNQLNGYSVRIGAPPGAKDQGFSFTLFTPERVYNMSSHSEQDRDEWIAAIQTVLERPLSPQDSSVCARLIRKRGGTNPKSIFTGR from the exons ATGGGCGCCCACATATCGAAGGTGAAGCATCTCAAGCTGGACAAGTGGGAGGACAGCCAGATCCAGCGCATGATCGAGGTCGGTAACAAGGCGGCCCGATTAAAGTACGAAAACCGTGTACCGGCATGCTACCGAAGACCCAGAGAAAACGATCCACA AGTGCTAATGGAGCAATGGATAAGGGCAAAGTACGAACGGTTGGAATTTTGCATGATCGAACGTCCCAGCTACACATCCGGCCGGATGGAAGGCTTCCTGATGAAGCGCGGCAAAGAGGACAGCCGCTACCAGCCGCGCAAATTCATCCTTTCCGGGCTGCACGACTCGTTACGCTACTTTGTGAAAGAAAAGCGCGAACCAAAGGCAAATCTGCGAATATCGGAGCTGAACGTGGTGTACGCACCGTCGAAAATTGGCAATCCCAACTCGCTACAGCTGACGTTCATGAAGGACGGCACGACGCGCCACATCTACGTGTACCACGACGATCCGGAGGTGATCAACAATTGGTATATGGCGATACGGTGCGCCAAGCTGCACCGGCTCCAGATCGCCTACCCGAGCGCCTCGGAGAGCGATCTGGTCGACCTGCTAACGCACGATTTCGCCCGGGAAGGATGGTTGCTAAAGACGGGCCCACGGGCCACGGACAGCTACAAGCGGCGCTGGTTTACACTGGACGACCGTAAGCTAATGTACCACGACGATCCGCTGGACGCCCATCCGAAGGGGGAAATCTTTCTCGGCAACCAGCTGAACGGTTACAGCGTCCGGATAGGGGCGCCACCCGGTGCCAAAGATCAGGGTTTCAGCTTTACGCTCTTCACACCGGAACGTGTGTACAACATGTCGTCGCACAGTGAGCAGGATCGGGACGAATGGATTGCCGCGATACAGACCGTGCTGGAACGGCCACTCAGTCCGCAGGATAGTTCGG TATGTGCTCGATTAATACGCAAGCGTGGTGGAACCAACCCAAAGAGTATCTTTACGGGTAGGTAA